One part of the Dermacentor andersoni chromosome 2, qqDerAnde1_hic_scaffold, whole genome shotgun sequence genome encodes these proteins:
- the LOC140215843 gene encoding uncharacterized protein: MEHAFLSRINRFLEDNGLYPPTMVGFRLRLSTQYVMLQLYHQIINNPTSGNRAILCLDLEKTFDNVAHAAILSRINKLSMATGRYILQELGFNYHVQHGHKQVTSPDLSDTLIVAPIPRNMHSEYNRGQRQAHVKALLRSLGGKRTMRFVDAAEYTREPRS, translated from the exons atggagcacgcgttcctctcccgcatcaaccGCTTCCTCGAGGACAATGGACTctacccacccactatggtgggcttccggttACGCCTCTCCACTCAatacgtcatgctccagctctaccaccagattatcaacAACCCAACTAGCGGCAACCGGGCCATCCTCTGCCTAGATCTGGAAAAGacatttgacaatgtagcacatgcagcaatcctgagccgAATAAACAAGCTCAGCATGG ccacgggccggtacatcctgcaggaACTCGGCTTCAATTACCATGTCCAACACGGTCACAAACAGGTCACTTcacccgacctcagcgacacgctgatcgTCGCCCCTATCCCTCGAAACATGCACTCCGAATATAATCGGGGCCAACGCCAGGCCCATGttaaggcactgctgcgctccttgggcgGGAAGAGGACTATgcgcttcgtagacgcggcagaatacacacgagaacccCGGTCGTAG